One Pseudomonas sp. HOU2 genomic window carries:
- a CDS encoding MurR/RpiR family transcriptional regulator, with protein MPPLRDLITDPGLELTPSERKVIRALLDQYPRNGLGPMARLAEHAGVSDPTIVRLVKKLGFGGYAEFQDALLSDMDHRLRSPRTLLQPRSHLNKDDAWGHYLADSQRLMVETQALTQPEDVRILLDWLLDTRHQIYCFGGRFSSLMANYLLNHLRLLRPGCFALEDNAQLPDRLFDLQRQDVVLLFDYRRYQSQALRVASAAKNNNARVVLFTDIYASPLRELADLIISAPVESASPFDTMVPALAQVEALIACLTLRSPDLADRLEGIDALRNDFNTHLLEDK; from the coding sequence ATGCCGCCTCTCAGAGACTTGATCACCGATCCCGGCCTGGAGCTGACGCCGTCTGAGCGCAAAGTGATTCGCGCCCTGCTCGACCAGTATCCACGCAATGGCCTGGGTCCGATGGCGCGTCTGGCCGAGCACGCCGGCGTCAGTGATCCGACCATCGTACGGCTGGTGAAGAAGCTCGGATTCGGCGGTTATGCCGAGTTTCAGGACGCCCTGCTCAGCGACATGGATCACCGCCTGCGTTCGCCGCGCACCCTGTTGCAGCCCCGTTCGCACCTGAACAAGGATGATGCCTGGGGCCATTATCTGGCCGACAGCCAACGGCTGATGGTGGAAACCCAGGCCCTGACACAACCTGAAGACGTGCGCATTCTGCTCGACTGGCTGCTCGACACCCGGCACCAGATCTACTGCTTCGGCGGGCGCTTCAGCAGCCTGATGGCCAACTACCTGCTCAATCACTTGCGCCTGCTGCGACCCGGCTGCTTTGCCCTGGAAGACAACGCGCAACTGCCCGACCGCCTGTTCGATCTGCAACGCCAGGACGTAGTGCTGCTGTTTGACTATCGGCGCTACCAGTCCCAGGCCCTGCGGGTTGCCTCGGCGGCGAAGAACAACAACGCGCGGGTGGTGTTGTTCACCGACATCTATGCCTCGCCGCTGCGCGAATTGGCTGACCTGATCATCAGTGCTCCGGTGGAATCGGCCTCGCCGTTCGACACCATGGTGCCGGCGCTGGCCCAGGTCGAGGCGCTGATTGCCTGCTTGACCCTGCGCAGCCCCGATCTGGCCGATCGCCTGGAAGGCATCGACGCCCTGCGCAACGACTTCAACACCCATCTGCTGGAGGATAAATAA
- a CDS encoding isochorismatase family cysteine hydrolase has protein sequence MFSLPHRSPRDLPFVIDHTALLLVDMQRAWLEPQFDPHLNGPDAEYFLTRAHMQVVPNQRRLLSAFREARQNVLHTIIESLTADGRDRSLDHKLSDMHLPKGSTQARIIDDLTPVENEIVLPKTSSGVFNSTNIDYVLRNLETRHLIIAGIVTDQCVDMAVRDAADRGYLVTLVEDACATYTPARHDACLNAIKGYCWITDTQTVLGRLQEMRP, from the coding sequence ATGTTCAGTCTTCCCCACCGCTCGCCGCGGGATTTGCCGTTCGTCATCGACCACACCGCGTTGCTGCTGGTGGACATGCAGCGTGCCTGGCTCGAACCGCAGTTCGACCCGCACCTGAACGGCCCGGATGCCGAGTATTTCCTGACCCGCGCGCACATGCAGGTGGTGCCCAACCAGCGCCGTTTGCTCAGTGCCTTTCGCGAAGCGCGGCAGAACGTGTTGCACACGATTATCGAAAGCCTGACCGCCGACGGTCGCGACCGCTCGCTGGATCACAAACTGTCGGACATGCACCTGCCCAAGGGCAGCACCCAGGCGCGGATCATTGATGACCTGACCCCGGTGGAAAACGAGATCGTCCTGCCGAAAACCTCGTCTGGGGTGTTCAACTCGACCAACATCGATTACGTGCTGCGCAACCTCGAAACCCGCCACCTGATCATCGCCGGCATCGTCACCGATCAGTGCGTCGACATGGCCGTGCGGGATGCCGCCGACCGCGGCTATCTGGTAACACTGGTCGAAGACGCCTGCGCCACCTACACCCCGGCGCGGCATGACGCCTGCCTGAACGCGATCAAGGGCTACTGCTGGATCACCGACACGCAAACCGTGCTCGGCCGCTTGCAGGAGATGCGTCCATGA